The following are encoded together in the Azospirillum lipoferum 4B genome:
- a CDS encoding acylphosphatase: MSGAERKAVRVRVQGKVQGVWYRGWTVDAAGRLGLTGWVRNRSDGTVEALFAGPADAVDRMLEACRRGPPSAVVRDVVSEPEQDPGMAGFEQRPTV, translated from the coding sequence ATGAGCGGCGCCGAGCGCAAGGCGGTCCGCGTCCGTGTCCAGGGCAAGGTGCAGGGCGTGTGGTATCGCGGCTGGACCGTCGATGCCGCGGGCCGACTGGGCCTGACCGGCTGGGTCCGCAACCGCAGCGACGGCACGGTGGAGGCGCTGTTCGCCGGCCCCGCCGATGCCGTCGACCGCATGCTGGAGGCCTGCCGCCGCGGCCCGCCCTCTGCCGTCGTCCGCGACGTGGTGTCCGAACCGGAACAGGATCCGGGCATGGCCGGCTTCGAACAGCGGCCGACGGTGTGA
- the thiS gene encoding sulfur carrier protein ThiS has translation MSAVLHINGREEPLSAASVAELLAARGIAEGTPGVAVALNGAVVPRRRWHETPLQPGDSLEIVRPIQGG, from the coding sequence ATGAGCGCCGTCCTGCACATCAACGGCCGCGAAGAACCGCTGTCCGCCGCATCGGTCGCCGAACTCCTGGCCGCGCGCGGCATCGCCGAAGGCACGCCCGGCGTCGCCGTCGCCCTGAACGGTGCCGTGGTTCCCCGCCGCCGCTGGCATGAGACCCCGCTCCAGCCCGGCGACAGCCTGGAAATCGTCCGCCCCATCCAGGGCGGCTGA
- the lipB gene encoding lipoyl(octanoyl) transferase LipB, translating to MEWRISDEPVPYPDAIAEMEARVEAIRAGTAPEMVWLLEHPPLYTAGTSARDEDLLEADRFPVYRSGRGGQYTYHGPGQRVAYVMLDLKARGADIRGFVRDLEEWIIRTLASFNIKGERREGRVGIWVDKQPYGGLKGQEDKIAAIGVRVRRWVSFHGIALNVEPDLSHFGGIVPCGIAEHGVTSIVALGQLVTMEDVDSALIAAWPEVFGGAMRGEDA from the coding sequence ATGGAGTGGCGCATCTCCGACGAGCCGGTGCCCTACCCCGACGCCATCGCCGAGATGGAGGCCCGCGTCGAGGCGATCCGCGCCGGCACCGCGCCGGAGATGGTCTGGCTGCTCGAACATCCGCCGCTCTACACCGCCGGCACCAGCGCGCGGGACGAGGACCTGCTGGAGGCCGACCGCTTCCCCGTCTACCGCAGCGGCCGCGGCGGCCAGTACACCTACCATGGGCCGGGACAGCGCGTGGCCTATGTCATGCTGGACCTGAAGGCGCGCGGCGCCGACATCCGCGGTTTCGTCCGCGACCTGGAGGAGTGGATCATCCGCACGCTCGCCTCCTTCAACATCAAGGGCGAACGGCGGGAGGGCCGCGTCGGCATCTGGGTCGACAAGCAGCCCTATGGCGGGCTGAAGGGCCAGGAGGACAAGATCGCCGCCATCGGCGTGCGGGTGCGCCGCTGGGTCAGCTTCCACGGCATCGCCCTGAACGTGGAGCCGGACCTGTCCCATTTCGGCGGCATCGTCCCCTGCGGCATCGCCGAGCATGGCGTCACCTCCATCGTCGCGCTGGGCCAGCTGGTGACGATGGAGGATGTCGATTCCGCCCTGATCGCGGCGTGGCCGGAGGTGTTCGGCGGCGCGATGCGGGGTGAGGACGCCTAA
- a CDS encoding response regulator transcription factor, which yields MDGDPVDLVVCDLRLPDGDGLGLVRQIRTESQIPVIILSSKDQDVDRIVGLELGADDYLTKPFNPRELLARIKAVLRRVSNDARPPRNPDELRAVVQFANWELDLTAQRLRGQEGREVELTKAEFGLLAAFVKRPQRVLTRDQLLDLTRVDGAEVFDRSIDVLILRLRRKIEANPKEPRIIKTERGAGYVFDAKVRTV from the coding sequence CTGGACGGCGATCCTGTCGACCTCGTGGTCTGCGACCTGCGCCTGCCCGATGGCGACGGACTGGGCCTCGTCCGCCAGATCCGTACCGAATCTCAGATCCCCGTCATCATCCTGTCCTCCAAGGATCAGGACGTCGACCGCATCGTCGGGCTGGAACTGGGCGCCGACGACTACCTGACCAAGCCTTTCAACCCGCGCGAACTGCTGGCCCGCATCAAGGCGGTGCTGCGCCGCGTCTCCAACGACGCGCGCCCGCCGCGCAACCCGGACGAACTGCGCGCCGTCGTGCAGTTCGCCAATTGGGAACTCGACCTCACCGCCCAGCGCCTGCGCGGGCAGGAGGGGCGCGAGGTGGAGCTGACCAAGGCGGAGTTCGGCCTGCTCGCCGCCTTCGTGAAGCGGCCGCAACGGGTGCTGACCCGCGACCAGCTGCTCGACCTCACCCGCGTCGACGGGGCGGAGGTGTTCGACCGCTCCATCGACGTGCTGATCCTGCGCCTGCGCCGCAAGATCGAGGCGAACCCGAAGGAACCCCGCATCATCAAGACCGAACGCGGCGCCGGCTACGTCTTCGACGCCAAGGTGCGCACGGTCTGA
- a CDS encoding DUF4139 domain-containing protein, whose product MTRAILLASTALLMAAPGALAATGTANGSGGNGPGGGQLALTRVLLSTGGVGYFEYEATVTGDADLSLEVRRDQVDDVLKSIVVYDDKGGVGTIGLPGAEPLDTAFRELPFSPGDLTSPAALLSAMQGAEVTAGGSRQLTGRLMSVTEETVRLPGNDGATATRHRVTLMTAEGLRQLVLEEADTLRFTDPAVQAQIDKALSAVADNARRERRRLTVHSNAPRDPQAASERRVRVGYVAATPLWKATYRLSLGADGAAAQDGKGALQGWAVLENLSGEDWRGVDLTVVSGNPVTLRQALYTPYFVERPEVPVEVLGRVLPSADEGTVPLDEARAAMRPQAESSRAATMAAPPPPMAAAPAPMAGPPGQSLAKTAPYGSAAGTPAVAAVRSAEAGAAEGAQVLFRYPQPVTVPNGGTLMMPIAARALPVERVALYQPASDGRHPLASLRLRNDGDTALPPGLLTFYDRSSKSDGSGAAASAYVGDARMATLPAGDSRLLSFAVDQAVTVDREEKPGRRLSRATIADGVLTLSVTDRQSTTYTVAGAPDADRSLIIEHPRGPGWELAEPAGGKPDATAAAYRLPLAVPAGKTVTLTATLERPRQERIVLTDLTADQIAARADAAELPPEVRQALTALAGLRAAVAEKERRIAALESDRAERIADQDRLRENLKALPAGSDLHKRTLAKMAEAENRLDALARELTTARGEAEAARQTLRERVKALAI is encoded by the coding sequence ATGACCCGCGCCATCCTTCTCGCCTCCACCGCCCTGCTGATGGCGGCACCGGGCGCCCTGGCGGCGACCGGAACGGCCAATGGATCGGGGGGCAACGGACCGGGAGGCGGGCAGCTGGCGCTGACGCGGGTCCTGCTGTCCACCGGCGGCGTCGGTTACTTCGAATATGAGGCGACGGTGACCGGCGATGCCGACCTGTCGCTGGAGGTGCGGCGCGATCAGGTCGACGACGTGCTGAAAAGCATCGTGGTCTATGATGACAAGGGCGGCGTCGGCACCATCGGCCTGCCCGGGGCCGAGCCGCTGGACACCGCCTTCCGCGAACTGCCCTTCTCGCCCGGCGACCTGACCTCCCCCGCGGCGCTGCTGAGCGCCATGCAGGGGGCGGAGGTCACGGCCGGCGGATCGCGCCAGCTGACCGGCCGGCTGATGTCGGTGACCGAGGAGACGGTTCGGCTGCCCGGCAACGACGGCGCCACCGCCACGCGGCACCGGGTAACGCTGATGACCGCCGAGGGCCTGCGCCAGCTGGTGCTGGAGGAAGCCGACACGCTGCGCTTCACCGATCCGGCGGTGCAGGCCCAGATCGACAAGGCGCTGTCGGCGGTGGCGGACAATGCCCGGCGCGAGCGGCGGCGGCTGACCGTGCACAGCAACGCGCCCCGCGATCCCCAGGCGGCCAGCGAGCGCCGCGTCCGCGTCGGCTATGTTGCGGCGACCCCGCTGTGGAAGGCGACCTACCGGCTCAGCCTGGGCGCGGACGGCGCTGCCGCACAGGACGGGAAAGGCGCGCTGCAGGGCTGGGCGGTGCTGGAGAATCTCAGCGGCGAGGATTGGCGTGGCGTCGACCTGACGGTGGTGTCGGGCAACCCGGTCACCCTGCGCCAGGCGCTCTACACGCCTTATTTCGTCGAGCGGCCGGAAGTGCCGGTGGAAGTTCTCGGCCGGGTGCTGCCCAGCGCCGACGAGGGCACGGTGCCCCTTGACGAGGCCCGCGCGGCGATGCGCCCGCAGGCGGAATCGTCGCGGGCCGCCACCATGGCCGCCCCTCCCCCGCCGATGGCGGCCGCTCCGGCTCCGATGGCCGGGCCGCCGGGCCAATCGCTGGCCAAGACCGCGCCCTATGGTTCGGCCGCCGGGACGCCGGCTGTCGCCGCCGTGCGCAGTGCCGAGGCCGGCGCCGCCGAGGGCGCCCAGGTGCTGTTCCGCTATCCGCAGCCGGTCACCGTGCCGAACGGCGGGACCCTGATGATGCCGATTGCCGCGCGCGCCCTGCCGGTGGAACGGGTGGCGCTCTACCAGCCCGCCAGCGACGGCCGCCACCCGCTGGCTTCGCTGCGGCTGCGCAACGACGGCGACACCGCGCTGCCGCCGGGGCTGCTGACCTTCTACGACCGCAGTTCGAAATCGGATGGAAGCGGCGCCGCGGCCAGCGCCTATGTCGGGGACGCCCGCATGGCGACGCTGCCGGCGGGCGACAGCCGGCTGCTGTCCTTCGCCGTCGATCAGGCGGTGACCGTCGACCGCGAGGAGAAGCCGGGCCGCCGTCTGTCCCGCGCGACCATCGCCGACGGCGTGCTGACCCTGTCGGTGACCGACCGGCAGAGCACAACCTACACCGTCGCAGGCGCTCCCGACGCCGACCGCAGCCTGATCATCGAGCACCCGCGCGGCCCCGGCTGGGAGCTTGCCGAACCGGCAGGCGGCAAGCCCGACGCGACCGCCGCCGCCTATCGCCTGCCGCTGGCGGTGCCGGCCGGCAAGACGGTGACGCTGACCGCCACGCTGGAACGGCCGCGGCAGGAGCGGATCGTGCTGACCGACCTGACCGCCGACCAGATCGCCGCCCGCGCCGACGCGGCCGAACTGCCGCCGGAGGTGCGTCAGGCGCTGACCGCTCTGGCCGGCCTGCGCGCCGCCGTCGCCGAGAAGGAGCGCCGCATCGCCGCGCTGGAGAGCGACCGGGCCGAGCGCATCGCCGACCAGGACCGCCTGCGCGAGAACCTGAAGGCCCTGCCCGCCGGCAGCGACCTGCACAAGCGCACGCTGGCGAAGATGGCGGAGGCCGAAAACCGCCTCGACGCCCTGGCCCGCGAGCTGACGACTGCCCGCGGCGAAGCGGAGGCCGCCCGCCAGACCCTGCGCGAGCGGGTGAAGGCGTTGGCGATCTGA
- a CDS encoding methyl-accepting chemotaxis protein, translating to MLSFFRSESAPSVPATLTSAAPPAGATVAAAEGPAEAPIRSLCLPAGRIDAAALDGLGFAAGAPALVVGFVSPHVDFAATARALRSALPAATQLVLVSTAGELCAADGQPLYRKAGDRWDSVVLQSFSPRLFAGVSIHTVPLHCEDLRGGRPTRDVPARVEAIRGELDRIRVPFAVDSHDTVALTFIDGLSASESWFMEAVYRSGHFPCLFIGGSAGGTLDFRNTRLFDGQRVLENSALTIFLKMAPGIRYGIFKSQNFRPTQTRFAVVDADPMRRIVRSVIDRDSFEVVSFIDALAKALRCKPQELPAKLARNTFAIEMEGELFVRSISGFDFEKGEVAFYCDVNPGDSLCLVEATDFVRQTEDDLTAYLRGKPRPVGAILNDCILRRLNNSDQLSRVHAFDGLAAAGFSTFGELLGININQTLSALMFFEVPPGTAFSDDMVDRFPVHYARFQSYFIATRYNRLELLSRIRNSVIERMHSYLDALVTLNSGVQETASYAARIGGSMSAIEATLTRHAGLFDGHAERKEELVREFSQLSTVVKSIEKVLSVIDGIASQTNLLALNATIEAARAGDAGRGFAVVASEVRKLANDTKQTLGDTRRAIDQVVTSVRSVGSQLDDTSVRMDEAATAAQELQTDIHTVIDEVEGAQRAIEGRLSDLNDHARRMEDINRYIGFLKQLDRAG from the coding sequence ATGCTGTCCTTCTTCCGCTCCGAATCCGCGCCTTCCGTTCCCGCTACGCTCACAAGCGCCGCTCCGCCCGCCGGCGCAACCGTCGCGGCGGCGGAGGGGCCGGCGGAGGCGCCGATCCGCAGCCTGTGCCTGCCTGCCGGACGGATCGATGCCGCGGCGCTGGATGGGCTGGGCTTCGCCGCCGGAGCGCCGGCGCTGGTGGTCGGCTTCGTCTCGCCGCATGTCGATTTCGCCGCCACCGCCCGCGCGCTGCGCTCCGCCCTGCCGGCGGCGACGCAGCTGGTGCTGGTCTCCACCGCGGGCGAATTGTGCGCGGCGGACGGACAGCCGCTCTACCGCAAGGCCGGCGACCGTTGGGACAGCGTGGTCCTGCAATCCTTCAGCCCGCGCCTGTTCGCCGGGGTCAGCATCCACACCGTCCCCCTCCATTGCGAGGATCTGCGCGGCGGCCGGCCGACCCGTGACGTCCCTGCACGGGTGGAGGCGATCCGCGGCGAGCTTGACCGCATCCGCGTTCCCTTCGCCGTGGACAGCCACGACACGGTGGCGCTGACCTTCATCGACGGGCTGTCGGCCAGCGAAAGCTGGTTCATGGAGGCGGTCTACCGTTCCGGCCATTTCCCCTGCCTGTTCATCGGCGGCTCGGCCGGCGGCACGCTCGACTTCCGCAACACCCGCCTGTTCGACGGCCAGCGCGTGCTGGAGAATTCCGCCCTGACCATCTTCCTGAAGATGGCGCCCGGCATCCGGTACGGCATCTTCAAATCGCAGAATTTCCGCCCGACCCAGACCCGCTTCGCCGTGGTGGACGCCGACCCGATGCGCCGCATCGTGCGCAGCGTGATCGACCGCGACAGCTTCGAGGTGGTGAGCTTCATCGACGCGCTGGCCAAGGCGCTGCGCTGCAAGCCGCAGGAGCTTCCGGCCAAGCTCGCCAGGAACACCTTCGCCATCGAGATGGAGGGCGAGCTGTTCGTCCGCTCCATCTCCGGCTTCGATTTCGAGAAGGGGGAGGTCGCCTTCTATTGCGACGTCAATCCCGGCGATTCGCTGTGCCTGGTGGAGGCCACCGACTTCGTCCGCCAGACGGAGGACGACCTGACGGCCTATCTGCGCGGAAAGCCGCGGCCGGTGGGCGCCATCCTGAACGACTGCATCCTGCGGCGACTGAACAACTCCGACCAGCTGTCTCGGGTCCATGCCTTCGACGGGCTGGCCGCCGCCGGTTTCTCCACCTTCGGCGAGTTGCTGGGCATCAACATCAACCAGACCCTGTCGGCCCTGATGTTCTTCGAGGTTCCGCCCGGCACCGCCTTTTCCGACGACATGGTCGACCGCTTCCCGGTTCATTACGCCCGGTTCCAGAGCTATTTCATCGCCACCCGCTACAACCGGCTGGAACTGCTCAGCCGCATCCGCAACAGCGTGATCGAGCGGATGCACAGCTATCTCGACGCCCTGGTCACTCTGAACAGCGGCGTCCAGGAAACCGCCAGCTACGCCGCGCGCATCGGCGGCTCCATGTCCGCCATCGAGGCGACGCTGACCCGCCATGCCGGACTGTTCGACGGCCATGCCGAACGGAAGGAGGAGCTGGTCCGCGAGTTCAGCCAGCTGTCCACCGTGGTGAAGAGCATCGAGAAGGTCCTGTCGGTGATCGACGGCATCGCCAGCCAGACCAACCTGCTGGCGTTGAACGCCACCATCGAGGCGGCGCGGGCAGGGGACGCCGGTCGCGGCTTCGCGGTGGTCGCGTCGGAGGTGCGCAAGCTCGCCAACGACACAAAGCAGACGCTGGGCGACACCCGCCGCGCCATCGATCAGGTGGTGACCTCCGTCCGCTCGGTCGGCAGCCAGCTGGACGACACCAGCGTCCGCATGGACGAGGCCGCCACCGCCGCGCAGGAACTCCAGACCGACATCCACACCGTCATCGACGAGGTGGAGGGGGCGCAAAGGGCCATCGAAGGCCGCCTGTCCGATCTGAACGACCATGCCCGGCGGATGGAGGACATCAACCGCTACATCGGCTTCCTCAAGCAGCTCGACCGCGCCGGGTGA
- the mgtE gene encoding magnesium transporter: MHTDPHTPDLRPDSAAHAHGHRPMGHEAEDERPYGVEPEFVEEIVALLRARERDAVLARLEELHAADIADLIEQADPAERADLIDLLPAELDGEVLSYLNPDLREALIERFEPQELAAAVADLDTDDAVELIEDLDAETRAQILAKLPDAERALVQENLTYDEDSAGRMMQRELVAVPEFWTVGKTIDFVRAATDTLPEDFYDIFIVDPMHRVVGAVPLSRLLRQRRAVRIADLVTGEVDVIPATMERAEVANLFRQYALVSAPVVDPAGRLIGVITVDDVVRIIDEEAEDDLRKLSGSGDTGVFSGIADIARGRVGWLTVNLATAFLASGVISLFEATIEQIVALAVLMPIVASMGGNAGTQTLTVVVRALATHELSSANAMRVVGKELLVGLINGGIFAVMVGVIALLWYGPMIGIVIALAMIINLVVAGLSGALIPLGLEKLGVDPAVSSAVFLTTVTDVIGFLAFLGLASAFLL; the protein is encoded by the coding sequence ATGCACACCGATCCCCACACGCCGGACCTGCGGCCGGACAGCGCTGCCCATGCCCATGGACATCGTCCCATGGGCCATGAGGCGGAGGACGAACGCCCCTACGGCGTCGAGCCGGAGTTCGTGGAAGAGATCGTCGCCCTGCTGCGCGCCCGCGAACGCGATGCCGTTCTGGCGCGGCTGGAGGAGCTGCACGCCGCCGACATCGCCGACCTGATCGAACAGGCCGACCCGGCCGAGCGCGCCGACCTGATCGACCTGCTGCCGGCGGAGCTGGACGGCGAGGTGCTGTCCTACCTGAATCCGGACCTGCGCGAAGCGCTGATCGAACGGTTCGAGCCGCAGGAGCTGGCCGCCGCCGTCGCCGACCTCGACACCGACGATGCCGTCGAGCTGATCGAGGATCTGGACGCGGAGACGCGGGCGCAGATCCTGGCGAAGCTGCCCGACGCCGAACGCGCCCTGGTGCAGGAGAACCTGACCTACGACGAGGACAGTGCCGGCCGCATGATGCAGCGCGAGCTGGTCGCGGTGCCGGAATTCTGGACGGTGGGCAAGACCATCGACTTCGTGCGGGCGGCCACCGACACGCTGCCGGAGGATTTCTACGACATCTTCATCGTCGACCCGATGCACCGGGTGGTGGGCGCGGTGCCGCTGTCGCGCCTGCTGCGCCAGCGCCGGGCCGTGCGCATCGCCGATCTGGTCACCGGCGAGGTCGACGTCATCCCCGCCACCATGGAGCGGGCGGAGGTCGCCAACCTGTTCCGCCAATATGCCCTGGTCTCCGCCCCCGTGGTCGATCCCGCCGGCCGGCTGATCGGCGTCATCACCGTCGACGACGTCGTCCGCATCATCGACGAGGAGGCGGAGGACGACCTGCGCAAGCTGAGCGGGTCGGGCGACACCGGCGTGTTCAGCGGCATCGCCGACATCGCCCGCGGCCGGGTCGGCTGGCTGACCGTCAACCTCGCCACCGCCTTCCTGGCGTCGGGCGTCATCTCGCTGTTCGAGGCCACCATCGAGCAGATCGTGGCGCTGGCGGTGCTGATGCCCATCGTCGCCTCGATGGGCGGCAATGCCGGGACGCAGACGCTGACCGTCGTCGTCCGCGCGCTGGCGACGCACGAGCTGTCGTCGGCCAACGCCATGCGGGTGGTGGGCAAGGAACTGCTGGTCGGGCTGATCAACGGCGGCATCTTCGCCGTGATGGTCGGGGTGATCGCGCTGCTCTGGTACGGCCCGATGATCGGCATCGTCATCGCGCTCGCCATGATCATCAATCTGGTGGTGGCGGGGCTGAGCGGCGCGCTGATCCCGCTGGGGCTGGAGAAACTGGGCGTCGATCCCGCGGTGTCCAGTGCGGTGTTCCTGACGACCGTCACCGACGTGATCGGCTTCCTGGCTTTCCTGGGGCTGGCGTCGGCGTTCCTGCTGTAG
- a CDS encoding thiazole synthase, whose product MSQTTSDTLTIAGRGFGSRLFLGTAGYPNQQVMLDALEASGSELVTLAIRRISLDGYSESLVDVLARATANRPTGPVGLLPNTAGCMTAKEAVLTAQLSREALDTPWIKLEVIGDRELLYPDVEELLRATEELVNDGFVVLPYCNDDPVTCRKLADLGAAAVMPLGAFIGSGLGIRNPHAIETICARSPVPVVLDAGIGTASDAALAMELGCAAVLLNTAVSKARDPVRMAAAMRDAVRAGRGAHLAGRMPMRAYAEPSSPQMGLIGS is encoded by the coding sequence ATGTCCCAAACCACCTCCGACACCCTCACCATCGCCGGACGCGGCTTCGGCTCGCGGCTGTTCCTCGGCACCGCCGGCTATCCGAACCAGCAGGTGATGCTCGACGCGCTGGAGGCGAGCGGCAGCGAGCTGGTCACGCTGGCGATCCGGCGCATCAGCCTGGACGGCTATTCCGAAAGCCTCGTCGACGTGCTGGCCCGCGCCACCGCCAACCGCCCCACCGGCCCGGTCGGGCTGCTGCCCAACACCGCCGGCTGCATGACCGCCAAGGAAGCGGTGCTGACCGCCCAGCTGTCGCGCGAGGCGCTGGACACCCCCTGGATCAAGCTGGAGGTCATCGGCGACCGCGAGCTGCTCTATCCCGATGTGGAGGAGCTGCTGCGCGCGACGGAGGAGCTGGTGAACGACGGCTTCGTCGTGCTGCCCTATTGCAACGACGATCCCGTCACCTGCCGCAAGCTGGCCGACCTGGGTGCGGCGGCGGTGATGCCTCTGGGCGCCTTCATCGGGTCGGGCCTGGGCATCCGCAACCCGCACGCCATCGAGACGATCTGCGCCCGCAGCCCGGTGCCGGTGGTGCTGGACGCCGGCATCGGCACCGCGTCGGACGCGGCGCTGGCGATGGAGCTGGGCTGTGCCGCGGTTCTGCTGAACACCGCGGTGTCGAAGGCGCGCGATCCGGTGCGGATGGCGGCGGCGATGCGCGACGCGGTCCGCGCCGGGCGCGGCGCCCATCTGGCCGGCCGCATGCCGATGCGCGCCTACGCCGAACCCTCCAGCCCGCAGATGGGGCTGATCGGCAGCTGA
- a CDS encoding STAS domain-containing protein codes for MEYAFTTVGDRDGILLSGRCTYEDGNRFHDMLRDWDFAANPVVPIDLRFVTFIDSAAIGMMFILANRCREAGGHIVASGAPPHIVRALRRATLDRYIEFR; via the coding sequence ATGGAGTATGCCTTCACCACCGTCGGCGACCGCGACGGCATTCTGCTGTCGGGCCGCTGTACCTACGAGGACGGCAACCGCTTCCACGACATGCTGCGCGATTGGGATTTTGCCGCCAACCCGGTGGTGCCGATCGACCTGCGCTTCGTCACCTTCATCGACTCCGCAGCCATCGGCATGATGTTCATCCTGGCGAACCGCTGCCGCGAGGCCGGCGGTCACATCGTCGCCAGCGGCGCCCCTCCCCACATCGTCCGCGCCCTGCGCCGGGCCACGCTCGACCGCTATATCGAGTTCCGGTGA
- a CDS encoding PaaI family thioesterase: MPATFEPRTPDWKARCLASFEQQPICRTLGIEMAAMEPGFCEMRLPFRADLTQQHGFFHAGMVSTLADNAGGYAALSLMPAGAEVLAVEFKINLMSPAKGDVMIARARVVKPGRTLVITQVEVSMLDGGVEKDCALMQQTTFCVMPK; encoded by the coding sequence GTGCCCGCCACCTTCGAACCCCGTACCCCCGACTGGAAGGCGCGCTGCCTCGCCTCCTTCGAACAGCAGCCGATCTGCAGGACGCTCGGCATCGAGATGGCGGCGATGGAGCCCGGCTTCTGCGAGATGCGGCTGCCCTTCCGCGCCGACCTGACGCAGCAGCACGGCTTCTTCCATGCCGGCATGGTCAGCACGCTGGCCGACAATGCCGGCGGCTATGCCGCGCTGAGCCTGATGCCCGCCGGGGCGGAGGTGCTGGCGGTGGAGTTCAAGATCAACCTGATGTCGCCGGCCAAGGGCGACGTCATGATCGCCCGCGCCCGCGTGGTGAAGCCGGGCCGCACCCTGGTCATCACCCAGGTCGAGGTGTCGATGCTGGACGGCGGGGTGGAGAAGGACTGCGCGCTGATGCAACAGACCACCTTCTGCGTGATGCCGAAATGA
- the thiO gene encoding glycine oxidase ThiO has product MIHAPDPHPFSIPASGIRPSVAVIGAGCIGLAIAWRLASAGCRVDLFERGQAGRGATHAAGGMLAACVETEPGEDGLLPLTRASQALWPDFARDLEAASGMAVDLRTEGTMVIALNADDAAKVRFLHGFQRDLGLPVEWLSGAEVRRREPFLQPGVAGALFCAGDHQVDNRKVAAALQRAALAAGARLHEQCGEVALAVEGGRAVGVRVAATLHRADRVVLAAGAWSAGVPGLPPAAKPPVRPVKGQMVCLRMDARLPLLRHVVWTPGTYLIPRLDGRLLIGATTEERGFDDRLTAGGQFALLEGAWRALPGIAELPIEEAWAGFRPGSRDDAPILGESGIPGLIHATGHHRNGILLTPVTADGIARLVLTGGTDPLLRPFAADRFLAKGAAA; this is encoded by the coding sequence ATGATCCATGCGCCAGATCCGCATCCATTTTCGATTCCCGCATCCGGGATCCGTCCCTCCGTCGCCGTCATCGGTGCCGGCTGCATCGGCCTTGCCATCGCCTGGAGGCTGGCATCGGCCGGCTGCCGCGTCGATCTGTTCGAACGGGGGCAGGCGGGCCGAGGCGCCACCCATGCGGCCGGCGGCATGCTGGCCGCCTGCGTCGAAACCGAACCGGGGGAGGACGGGCTGCTGCCGCTGACCCGCGCCTCGCAGGCGCTGTGGCCCGACTTCGCCCGCGACCTGGAGGCGGCGAGCGGCATGGCGGTGGACCTGCGCACCGAAGGCACCATGGTCATCGCGCTCAACGCCGACGATGCCGCCAAGGTTCGCTTCCTGCACGGCTTCCAGCGCGACCTCGGCCTGCCGGTGGAGTGGCTGAGCGGGGCCGAGGTGCGGCGGCGCGAGCCCTTCCTGCAGCCGGGCGTGGCCGGTGCGCTGTTCTGTGCCGGCGACCATCAGGTCGACAACCGCAAGGTGGCAGCCGCCCTGCAGCGCGCCGCCCTGGCCGCCGGCGCCCGCCTGCACGAGCAGTGCGGCGAGGTGGCTCTGGCGGTGGAGGGCGGTCGCGCCGTCGGGGTGCGGGTTGCTGCAACTCTGCACCGGGCCGACCGGGTGGTTCTGGCCGCCGGGGCGTGGTCGGCCGGCGTGCCGGGGCTGCCGCCCGCCGCGAAGCCGCCGGTGCGGCCGGTCAAGGGGCAGATGGTCTGCCTGCGCATGGACGCCCGGCTGCCGCTGCTGCGCCATGTGGTGTGGACGCCCGGCACCTACCTGATTCCGCGGCTGGACGGCCGGCTGCTGATCGGCGCCACGACGGAGGAGCGCGGCTTCGACGACCGGCTGACCGCCGGCGGCCAGTTCGCCCTGCTGGAAGGCGCATGGCGCGCCCTGCCCGGCATCGCCGAACTGCCGATCGAGGAGGCCTGGGCCGGCTTCCGCCCCGGCAGCCGCGACGACGCGCCGATCCTGGGCGAGAGCGGCATTCCCGGCCTGATCCATGCCACCGGCCACCACCGCAACGGCATCCTGCTGACCCCGGTCACCGCCGACGGCATCGCCCGTCTGGTCCTGACCGGCGGGACCGACCCGCTGCTGCGCCCCTTCGCCGCCGACCGTTTCCTTGCCAAGGGAGCCGCCGCATGA